The proteins below come from a single Xyrauchen texanus isolate HMW12.3.18 chromosome 1, RBS_HiC_50CHRs, whole genome shotgun sequence genomic window:
- the LOC127651343 gene encoding b(0,+)-type amino acid transporter 1-like, giving the protein MMDKEQKKMHTLNGSVSGGLEAKKHDQPKAAALQQNVGLISGISLIVGTMIGSGIFISPKSVLEGTGAVGPCLCVWAACGVLATLGALCYAELGTMITKSGGEYPYLMEGFGPLLAYLYSWTTIIVLKPSSFSIIALSCAEYASTPFYPGCTPPQFITKCLAAACILIITSVNCLSVKLASRVQNIFTAAKLLIIIVIVVAGIVMLAQGNTQNIRDPFAGGTTSFGAIGLAFYNGLWAYDGWNQLNFITEELKNPYRNLPLAIIIGIPLVTVCYILVNIAYFSVMTPVELLQSSAVAVTFGDRVLYPFAWVVPLFVVFSTFGAANGSCFTSGRLTYVAGREGHMVRILSYISVKRYTPAPALIFNGILSIFYIIPADINTLINYFSFAQWAFYGLTCLALIVMRFTRKELHRPVKVPIIIPIVVVIVSCYLVLAPIIEKPELEYLYCTVFIVSGLLLYVPFIYFKFNWIGRIMRPITMHLQLLLEVVPSEKIE; this is encoded by the exons ATGATGGATAAAGAGCAGAAAAAAATGCACACTCTTAATGGGAGTGTCTCAGGGGGCCTGGAAGCCAAAAAGCATGATCAACCAAAAGCAGCGGCTCTCCAGCAGAAT GTGGGTCTCATAAGCGGCATCAGTCTGATAGTGGGAACAATGATTGGCTCAGGGATCTTCATTTCTCCTAAATCGGTTCTGGAGGGAACTGGAGCAGTGGgtccatgtttgtgtgtgtgggctgCGTGTGGAGTATTGGCTACACTGG gggCCCTCTGCTATGCTGAACTAGGCACAATGATCACAAAGTCTGGTGGAGAGTATCCATACCTGATGGAGGGGTTTGGACCACTGCTTGCATACCTTTACTCCTGGACCACAATCATCGTGTTAAAGCCTTCGTCATTTTCCATTATTGCCTTGAGCTGTGCGGAGTACGCCTCCACACCATTTTACCCAGGATGCACCCCTCCTCAATTTATCACCAAATGCCTGGCTGCAGCTTGTATCT TAATCATTACAAGTGTGAACTGTTTGAGTGTGAAGCTGGCCTCTAGAGTGCAGAACATCTTTACTGCAGCTAAACTCTTGATTATAATCGTCATAGTGGTTGCAGGCATTGTTATGCTGGCTCAAG GGAATACACAGAACATTAGAGACCCATTTGCAGGTGGAACAACGTCATTTGGAGCAATTGGCCTTGCTTTTTACAACGGCCTTTGGGCTTATGATGGATG GAATCAGCTGAACTTCATAACAGAAGAGCTGAAAAATCCCTACAG AAACCTTCCCTTGGCAATCATTATTGGGATTCCCCTGGTTACTGTGTGCTATATACTTGTCAACATAGCATATTTCAGTGTCATGACCCCTGTTGAACTTCTACAATCTTCTGCCGTTGCTGTG ACTTTTGGTGACAGAGTGCTCTACCCATTTGCATGGGTTGTACCTTTATTTGTGGTCTTCTCCACTTTTGGTGCTGCCAATGGGAGCTGTTTCACCTCAGGCAG ATTGACATACGTGGCAGGACGGGAAGGTCACATGGTTAGGATCTTGTCGTACATCAGTGTGAAACGTTACACACCCGCACCAGCTCTTATATTTAAC GGCATCCTGTCAATCTTCTACATCATTCCAGCAGACATAAACACTCTCATCAACTACTTCAGTTTTGCTCAGTGGGCTTTTTATGGGCTCACATGCCTCGCACTCATCGTTATGCGATTCACTAGAAAGGAGCTGCACAGACCTGTAAAG GTTCCTATAATCATCCCTATTGTAGTGGTGATTGTGTCCTGTTACCTGGTACTTGCACCCATCATAGAAAAGCCTGAGTTGGAGTATTTGTATTGCACAGTGTTCATAGTGAGCGGTCTTCTCTTATATGTACccttcatttatttcaaattcaaCTGGATCGGCCGCATCATGA GGCCAATTACCATGCACCTTCAGCTGCTACTGGAAGTCGTCCCATCTGAGAAGATTGAGTGA